The Arachis hypogaea cultivar Tifrunner chromosome 16, arahy.Tifrunner.gnm2.J5K5, whole genome shotgun sequence genome contains a region encoding:
- the LOC112754800 gene encoding uncharacterized protein isoform X1, translated as MATKLKYLSSIAEDVLKRCAQKLEIPVEGLVEEFESGWNPDEGDYCKKLVEFCSSKTLCQKMCQDSIQEKINDGSFSRLTYDMMLAWERPRYYDEDGTESVAKEHEERIARKATQEQEDIPLFYSDIMPLLVTNEASVGEDAFVWMGSQFPLVADVANGRFTFETLTAPTGLRLHHPAYDIFLKNMDKCIQHLQNQTKPNGVELADDEYILHVEGTASSQRVVRHIGTTSWPGRLTLTNYALYFEASGIINYEDAIKMDLSKDVEQGVKPAATGPWGAQLFDKAIIYESSDSSEEIVLEFPELTSSTRREHWLALIREIMFLHQFLSKYNINGPIQAWEIHARTILGIIRLHAAREMLRISPPVPTKFLIFSLYNELPKGDYVLEEFADSLKKVNSGHSCSASSILRIMNMYRSIPSDKIVEKPSQEVESSSSALEDSPSLKTAIKQSREEEKEVLIAKATTEELKDDGVIDSVMVLIELLKPLKHVVPWVQGIFAWERPINTVAVLVLSLIITYMEWVGKAIACFLIWVIVKMLEARKNRICEKRKEIVISRTSMASDQSTVESIVSAQHGLYTVHEIMQIANIAMLKIWSILIYKADKHANVVMVAMSGLAFLLAVIPFKYFLMGIILQAFATTLKRVKSPPSPSSSPGTGNRRLREWWDSIPIVPVRVVDNALDE; from the exons ATGGCTACAAAGCTAAAGTATCTGTCTTCCATTGCAGAGGACGTTCTTAAGAGATGTGCACA GAAACTGGAAATTCCAGTAGAGGGATTGGTGGAAGAATTTGAATCAGGATGGAACCCGGATGAGGGAGACTACTGCAAAAAATTAGTGGAATTTTGCAGTAGCAAGACTCTATGTCAAAAAATGTGCCAGGATAGCATACAGGAAAAGATCAACGATGGCTCATTTAGCAGGTTGACCTATGATATGATGCTTGCTTGGGAGAGACCTAGATACTATGATGAAGACGGCACG GAATCTGTAGCAAAGGAGCACGAAGAAAGGATAGCTCGAAAAGCCACTCAAGAACAGGAAGATATCCCTCTTTTTTATTCAGACATCATGCCTCTACTT GTTACTAATGAGGCCAGTGTCGGAGAAGATGCATTTGTGTGGATGGGATCACAATTTCCATTAGTAGCAGATGTTGCAAATGGAAGGTTTACTTTTGAAACTCTAACAGCACCAACAGGGCTCCGACTACACCATCCGGCATACgatatattcttaaaaaatatggACAA GTGCATACAGCATTTGCAGAATCAGACAAAGCCAAATGGTGTGGAACTGGCCGATGACGAATACATATTACATGTCGAAGGAACAGCAAGCTCCCAGAGAGTCGTTCGCCACATTGGGACGACAAGTTGGCCTG GTAGGCTTACACTGACCAACTATGCTCTTTACTTCGAGGCCTCGGGAATAATAAATTACGAAGATGCTATAAAAATGGACCTCTCCAAGGATGTCGAGCAGGGTGTAAAACCAGCTGCCACAGGTCCTTGGGGAGCTCAACTTTTCGACAAGGCCATAATCTATGAATCATCTGATTC ATCAGAGGAGATTGTACTAGAGTTTCCAGAACTCACAAGTTCCACGAGGCGCGAACATTGGCTAGCACTGATAAGGGAAATAATGTTTCTCCACCAGTTTTTATCAAAGTACAATATCAATGGTCCAATCCAAGCATGGGAGATTCATGCAAGGACAATATTGGGAATCATAAGGCTTCATGCAGCCAGAGAAATGCTAAGAATATCACCACCTGTCCCAACGAAGTTCCTAATATTCTCCTTATACAACGAGCTGCCAAAGGGAGATTATGTTCTCGAAGAATTCGCGGATAGCCTCAAGAAGGTCAACAGCGGACACTCGTGTAGCGCAAGCTCAATCCTTAGAATTATGAACATGTATAGGTCCATACCTTCTGATAAAATAGTAGAGAAGCCAAGTCAAGAAGTTGAAAGTAGCTCGAGTGCTTTAGAAGATAGTCCTTCCTTGAAGACAGCTATCAAACAATCAAGGGAGGAAGAAAAGGAAGTTCTCATCGCGAAAGCTACGACTGAAGAATTAAAGGATGATGGTGTCATCGACAGCGTTATGGTTCTTATA gaACTATTAAAACCACTCAAACATGTAGTCCCATGGGTTCAAGGAATCTTCGCTTGGGAAAGGCCAATAAATACTGTTGCTGTTCTTGTTCTATCTCTCATAATCACTTATAT GGAGTGGGTTGGTAAGGCAATCGCATGTTTCTTGATATGGGTGATAGTAAAGATGCTTGAGGCAAGAAAAAACAGGATATGTGAGAAGCGCAAAGAGATAGTAATAAGTAGAACAAGTATGGCTTCGGATCAGTCCACGGTGGAGAGCATTGTCTCAGCCCAGCATGGATTGTATACTGTTCATGAGATCATGCAGATAGCTAATATAGCAATGCTAAAGATATGGTCAATACTTATTTACAAGGCAGATAAG CATGCAAATGTAGTGATGGTGGCAATGAGTGGTTTGGCATTCTTACTGGCAGTGATTCCATTTAAGTACTTCCTAATGGGAATCATTCTGCAAGCCTTTGCCACAACGTTGAAGAGAGTTAAGTCTCCGCCGTCACCGTCGTCGTCTCCTGGAACAGGGAACAGACGCTTAAGGGAATGGTGGGACTCAATTCCAATTGTTCCTGTTCGTGTAGTAGACAATGCTCTTGATGAATAG
- the LOC112754800 gene encoding uncharacterized protein isoform X2 yields the protein MATKLKYLSSIAEDVLKRCAQKLEIPVEGLVEEFESGWNPDEGDYCKKLVEFCSSKTLCQKMCQDSIQEKINDGSFSRLTYDMMLAWERPRYYDEDGTESVAKEHEERIARKATQEQEDIPLFYSDIMPLLVTNEASVGEDAFVWMGSQFPLVADVANGRFTFETLTAPTGLRLHHPAYDIFLKNMDKCIQHLQNQTKPNGVELADDEYILHVEGTASSQRVVRHIGTTSWPGRLTLTNYALYFEASGIINYEDAIKMDLSKDVEQGVKPAATGPWGAQLFDKAIIYESSDSSEEIVLEFPELTSSTRREHWLALIREIMFLHQFLSKYNINGPIQAWEIHARTILGIIRLHAAREMLRISPPVPTKFLIFSLYNELPKGDYVLEEFADSLKKVNSGHSCSASSILRIMNMYRSIPSDKIVEKPSQEVESSSSALEDSPSLKTAIKQSREEEKEVLIAKATTEELKDDGVIDSVMVLIELLKPLKHVVPWVQGIFAWERPINTVAVLVLSLIITYIYHLHVKMPPFSFGIQERI from the exons ATGGCTACAAAGCTAAAGTATCTGTCTTCCATTGCAGAGGACGTTCTTAAGAGATGTGCACA GAAACTGGAAATTCCAGTAGAGGGATTGGTGGAAGAATTTGAATCAGGATGGAACCCGGATGAGGGAGACTACTGCAAAAAATTAGTGGAATTTTGCAGTAGCAAGACTCTATGTCAAAAAATGTGCCAGGATAGCATACAGGAAAAGATCAACGATGGCTCATTTAGCAGGTTGACCTATGATATGATGCTTGCTTGGGAGAGACCTAGATACTATGATGAAGACGGCACG GAATCTGTAGCAAAGGAGCACGAAGAAAGGATAGCTCGAAAAGCCACTCAAGAACAGGAAGATATCCCTCTTTTTTATTCAGACATCATGCCTCTACTT GTTACTAATGAGGCCAGTGTCGGAGAAGATGCATTTGTGTGGATGGGATCACAATTTCCATTAGTAGCAGATGTTGCAAATGGAAGGTTTACTTTTGAAACTCTAACAGCACCAACAGGGCTCCGACTACACCATCCGGCATACgatatattcttaaaaaatatggACAA GTGCATACAGCATTTGCAGAATCAGACAAAGCCAAATGGTGTGGAACTGGCCGATGACGAATACATATTACATGTCGAAGGAACAGCAAGCTCCCAGAGAGTCGTTCGCCACATTGGGACGACAAGTTGGCCTG GTAGGCTTACACTGACCAACTATGCTCTTTACTTCGAGGCCTCGGGAATAATAAATTACGAAGATGCTATAAAAATGGACCTCTCCAAGGATGTCGAGCAGGGTGTAAAACCAGCTGCCACAGGTCCTTGGGGAGCTCAACTTTTCGACAAGGCCATAATCTATGAATCATCTGATTC ATCAGAGGAGATTGTACTAGAGTTTCCAGAACTCACAAGTTCCACGAGGCGCGAACATTGGCTAGCACTGATAAGGGAAATAATGTTTCTCCACCAGTTTTTATCAAAGTACAATATCAATGGTCCAATCCAAGCATGGGAGATTCATGCAAGGACAATATTGGGAATCATAAGGCTTCATGCAGCCAGAGAAATGCTAAGAATATCACCACCTGTCCCAACGAAGTTCCTAATATTCTCCTTATACAACGAGCTGCCAAAGGGAGATTATGTTCTCGAAGAATTCGCGGATAGCCTCAAGAAGGTCAACAGCGGACACTCGTGTAGCGCAAGCTCAATCCTTAGAATTATGAACATGTATAGGTCCATACCTTCTGATAAAATAGTAGAGAAGCCAAGTCAAGAAGTTGAAAGTAGCTCGAGTGCTTTAGAAGATAGTCCTTCCTTGAAGACAGCTATCAAACAATCAAGGGAGGAAGAAAAGGAAGTTCTCATCGCGAAAGCTACGACTGAAGAATTAAAGGATGATGGTGTCATCGACAGCGTTATGGTTCTTATA gaACTATTAAAACCACTCAAACATGTAGTCCCATGGGTTCAAGGAATCTTCGCTTGGGAAAGGCCAATAAATACTGTTGCTGTTCTTGTTCTATCTCTCATAATCACTTATAT CTATCATCTTCACGTGAAGATGCCACCTTTTTCTTTTGGCATACAAGAAAGGATTTAA
- the LOC112754799 gene encoding uncharacterized protein: MVAVMGKMNKNKKVGGRHGPPSEHNDMQDQEMDIRKIMKEVENFSYSHMTWKERKKIENQKVVSLGGKPPKKQRLPLSVARPTLKKQKEREQKMLQERLILGQFGGKHSGSSKKSAGKHKAEDRGLRLNEGHFRNGILDVRHLLNSAPSTSRDHDTGMSSKWNKRGGKGKKGGGKKHR, translated from the exons ATGGTGGCTG TGATGGGAAAGATGAACAAGAATAAGAAGGTAGGGGGGAGACATGGGCCTCCAAGTGAACATAATGATATGCAGGATCAAGAGATGGACATAAGGAAAATTATGAAAGAAGTTGAAAATTTTA gCTACTCACATATGACGTGGAAAGAACGTAAAAAGATTGAGAATCAAAAGGTCGTCTCTCTTGGTGGGAAG CCCCCCAAGAAACAGAGATTACCTCTAAGTGTGGCACGTCCAACATTGAAGAAACAAAAGGAGAGAGAACAGAAAATGCTTCAAGAG CGTTTGATTCTTGGACAATTTGGTGGAAAGCATAGTGGTAGCAGTAAAAAATCGGCAGGTAAGCACAAGGCCGAGGACAGGGGTTTGAGATTAAATGAAGGTCATTTTAGAAACGGCATACTGGATGTGAGGCATTTATTAAATTCAGCACCATCAACATCAAGAGATCATGACACTGGAATGTCTAGTAAATGGAACAAGAGAGGAGGTAAAGGGAAAAAGGGTGGCGGTAAGAAGCATCGTTGA